The following DNA comes from Capsicum annuum cultivar UCD-10X-F1 chromosome 7, UCD10Xv1.1, whole genome shotgun sequence.
GACTTCAACAGGTACATAACGGTTTTATCAGGAGGCTATGACTATGTGAATGGGGGTTTTTGTTTAGGTGAAAGAAATGGTGAGGGAGCTACTttgttggattttgcgagggcctttgggtcCCTGGTAGTGAACTCAAGCTTTCCAAAGAAGAAGGATTACCTGATTAACTTCCGAAGtgcgatagccaagactcagattaaCCTTCTACTGCTTAGGAATGGGGATAAGGctttttgtaataactataaagTCATTCCAAGTGAGCATGTTTCGACTCAACACAGGCTTATAGTGATGGACTTGATAATCAAAAAGAGCAAGAAGAAAAGGGCCAAGAAGggtcgacctagaattaagtggggagGCTTGATGCCAATTAATGTGCTAGAGATAGGGGAAGAAGTGGCGGGAATAGAGGTGTGGTAGTGTAGGGTGTGTGGATGTTATTTGGGATAGGGATACTAGCTGCATTACAGAGATTACAAAAGAAGTGTTGGGTGCTTTAAGGGTTCGGGTAGGATggcataagggggactggtggtggaataaagaagttaagaaTAAAGTAGAGATTAAAAAGGGgggcgtatgttaagttgattgagagtaaagataaAGAGGAGAAGTGGGTGGATAGGGAGGTGTATAAAGTAGcaaagaaggaggctaagttagcagttatggctGCTAAGACAGTAGCATTTGAGAGCCTATTTGtcgggttagaggagaaaggtaaGGAAAAAAGATTGTATAGGCTGGCTAATCTTAGGGAGGGGAAGGGTCGTGGCCTCGATCAAGTGAAGTAcattaagggagaggatggtaGAGTTTTAATAGATaatgttcacattaagaagagatggcaagAGTATTTTCATGGTTTGTTGAACGAGGAAGAGGACAAAAGCACTGAGTTAGGGGAGTTAGAGCACTCAGAAGAAAACCTGGATTTCTGTTACTGTAGAttttttaaggttgaggaggtcaaagaGGCTATTAATAGGATGCAAAAGGGTAGGGCAATGGGGCCTAATGGAattctggtggatttttggaagtatactAGTGGAGCAGGATTTAGGTGGTTGACTAATATATTTAATGTCATTTTTAAGACTGCAAAAATTCTTGCATCTTGGAGATAAAATAAGATGATTctgttatataaaaataagggtgacattca
Coding sequences within:
- the LOC124885760 gene encoding uncharacterized protein LOC124885760, which codes for MTIKLVIKGFTLHMYSIYAPQVGLDKEVKARFWEALDKVVRNMHISEKIVIVGDFNRYITVLSGGYDYVNGGFCLGERNGEGATLLDFARAFGSLVVNSSFPKKKDYLINFRSAIAKTQINLLLLRNGDKAFCNNYKVIPSEHVSTQHRLIVMDLIIKKSKKKRAKKGRPRIKWGGLMPINVLEIGEEVAGIEVW